A genomic stretch from Gallus gallus isolate bGalGal1 chromosome 13, bGalGal1.mat.broiler.GRCg7b, whole genome shotgun sequence includes:
- the LOC112533403 gene encoding LOW QUALITY PROTEIN: protocadherin gamma-A2-like (The sequence of the model RefSeq protein was modified relative to this genomic sequence to represent the inferred CDS: inserted 1 base in 1 codon), with amino-acid sequence MCAAREGRCGRRQRALLCCVLVAAWEAARGQLRYSVPEELPKGSFVGDVAKDLALELAALGAGGARVVSQGRTQYFALHASSGHLVTAERIDREQLCRLLEECVLRCELIVEGEMKVYAIEVEITDINDNTPSFGETENKLRMSETTAPGTLFPLPEAHDPDVGVNSLQSYALSGDEHFSLSVQAGADGEKRPELVLAKALDREEAAFHELLLRASDGGDPARTGTARIRVAVLDANDNAPTFSQAVYTVRVPEDVPVGSTLLRVTATDPDDGTNGDVKYSMKKATDTASEIFHLDLDVGAIRLIRNLDFEEWNSYELELQARDGGGXFDTAKVSISVTDVNDNAPEIYRCRSALSEISEDAAPGTVVALLHVQDRDSGANGEVRCSLGEGVPFRLERALDDYYSVVTARELDRERASEYNVTVRAADGGSPALRSGAVLALRVLDVNDNAPVFAEARYSARLPENNAEGALVLTVRAWDADWGQNARVRYRLREGRLRGAPLSSYVSVQAETGALYALRSFDYEEVREVELWVRAEDGGAPPLSSNVSVRLLIADENDNAPQVLYPPAAPGPGPGPGSGAGVGAWGSASGAWSWAGVELAPRSAEPGALVAKVVAVDADAGQNAWLSYELAKATEPGLFRVGLHSGEVRTARSPLARDAARHSLVVVVKDRGRPALSATATLTVVLAESVAELLSELGSAAAPAEPAGSLTRWLVLAVAAVSCLFLAFLLLLLALRLRRWRRSRLLPPPSAGAALRGVPASHFVGIDGVRAFLRSYSHDVSLTADSRKSQLRCAGGSCCDTLPARPPPDEAAPLRGEDAAAHRAAEPDGLPVSAATAAAPHSLPSRSPFAPVFDSP; translated from the exons ATGTGCGCGGCGAGAGAAGGGCGCTGCGGCCGGCGGCAGCGGGCGCTGCTGTGCTGCGTGTTGGTGGCGGCGTGGGAGGCGGCGCGGGGACAGCTGCGCTACTCGGTGCCCGAGGAGCTGCCCAAGGGCTCGTTCGTGGGCGACGTGGCCAAGGACCTGGCGCTGGAGCTGGCGGCGCTCGGCGCCGGCGGCGCCCGAGTGGTGTCGCAAGGCAGGACGCAGTATTTCGCTCTGCATGCGAGCAGCGGGCACTTGGTGACGGCCGAGAGGATAgacagggagcagctgtgccGGCTGCTGGAGGAATGCGTGCTGCGCTGTGAGCTGATCGTGGAGGGCGAGATGAAGGTTTATGCAATTGAAGTGGAAATCACGGATATTAACGACAATACGCCCAGCTTTGGCgagacagaaaataaactgagaaTGAGCGAGACAACAGCCCCGGGAACTCTATTTCCGCTTCCAGAGGCTCACGACCCGGACGTGGGTGTGAATTCCCTGCAGAGCTACGCGCTGAGCGGCGACGAGCACTTCTCGTTGTCCGTGCAGGCGGGAGCCGACGGCGAGAAGCGTCCCGAGCTGGTGCTGGCCAAGGCGCTGGACCGGGAGGAGGCGGCGTTTCacgagctgctgctgagggcgAGCGACGGCGGCGACCCGGCGCGGACGGGCACGGCGCGCATCCGCGTGGCTGTGCTGGACGCCAACGACAACGCGCCCACGTTCAGCCAGGCGGTGTACACGGTGCGAGTGCCCGAGGACGTGCCCGTGGGCTCCACGCTGCTCCGCGTCACCGCCACCGACCCCGACGACGGAACCAACGGCGACGTGAAATATTCGATGAAGAAAGCCACAGACACTGCCTCGGAGATCTTCCATCTTGATTTAGATGTAGGAGCGATCAGGCTCATAAGGAACCTGGACTTTGAGGAATGGAATTCCTATGAATTGGAATTACAGGCACGGGACGGAGGTG CTTTCGACACAGCGAAGGTGTCGATCTCGGTGACAGAcgtgaacgacaacgcgccCGAGATTTACCGGTGCAGGTCGGCGCTGAGCGAGATCTCGGAGGACGCGGCGCCGGGGACGGTGGTGGCGCTGCTGCACGTGCAGGACCGCGACTCGGGCGCCAACGGGGAGGTGCGGTGCAGCCTGGGCGAGGGCGTCCCGTTCCGGCTGGAGCGGGCGCTGGACGACTACTACAGCGTGGTGACGGCGCGGGAGCTGGACCGCGAGCGGGCGTCGGAGTACAACGTGACGGTGCGGGCGGCGGACGGCGGGTCGCCGGCGCTGCGGAGCGGCGCGGTGCTGGCGCTGCGGGTGCTGGAcgtgaacgacaacgcgccggTGTTCGCGGAGGCGCGCTACAGCGCGCGGCTGCCCGAGAACAACGCCGAGGGCGCGCTGGTGCTGACGGTGCGCGCGTGGGACGCGGACTGGGGGCAGAACGCGCGCGTGCGCTACCGGCTGCGGGaggggcggctgcggggcgcgCCGCTGTCGTCCTACGTGTCGGTGCAGGCGGAGACGGGCGCGCTGTACGCGCTGCGCTCGTTCGACTACGAGGAGGTGCGCgaggtggagctgtgggtgcgGGCGGAGGACGGCGGCGCGCCGCCGCTCAGCAGCAACGTGTCGGTGCGGCTGCTGATCGCGGACGagaacgacaacgcgccgcAGGTGCTGTACCCGCCGGCggcgccggggccggggccgggtCCGGGATCGGGCGCGGGCGTCGGTGCGTGGGGCTCGGCGTCGGGCGCGTGGAGCTGGGCGGGCGTGGAGCTGGCGCCGCGCTCGGCGGAGCCCGGCGCGCTGGTGGCCAAGGTGGTGGCGGTGGACGCGGACGCGGGGCAGAACGCGTGGCTGTCGTACGAGCTGGCCAAGGCGACGGAGCCGGGGCTGTTCCGCGTGGGGCTGCACAGCGGCGAGGTGCGCACGGCGCGCTCGCCGCTGGCCCGCGACGCGGCCCGGCACAgcctggtggtggtggtgaaggaCCGCGGGCGGCCGGCGCTGTCGGCCACGGCCACGCTGACGGTGGTGCTGGCCGAGAGCGTGGCCGAGCTGCTGTCGGAGCTGGGCAGCGCGGCGGCGCCGGCCGAGCCCGCCGGCAGCCTGACGCGCTGGCTGGTGCTGGCCGTGGCGGCCGTGTCCTGCCTCTTCCtcgccttcctgctgctgctgctggcgctgcGCCTGCGCCGCTGGCGCCGCTCGCGGCTGCTGCCGCCGCCTTCGGCCGGCGCCGCCTTGCGCGGCGTCCCGGCCTCGCACTTCGTGGGCATCGACGGCGTCCGCGCCTTCCTGCGCTCCTACTCGCACGACGTGTCGCTCACCGCCGACTCGCGCAAGAGCCAGCTGCGCTGCGCGGGCGGCAGCTGCTGCGACAcgctcccggcccggccgccgcccGACGAGGCCGCGCCGCTGCGCGGGGAAGACGCTGCCGCCCACCGCGCCGCCGAGCCCGACGGCCTCCCGGTGAGTGCTGCCACCGCCGCGGCTCCCCACTCCCTGCCTTCCCGCTCGCCTTTCGCTCCGGTCTTTGACTCCCCCTAG
- the LOC100859022 gene encoding protocadherin gamma-A5-like, whose amino-acid sequence MCAAREGSCGRRQRALLCCVLVAAWEAARGQLRYSVPEELPKGSFVGDVAKDLALELATLGARGARVVSQGRRQYFALHASSGHLVTAERIDREQLCENEPQCVLRCELIVEGEMKVYAISVEIMDINDNAPSFKKVEAEEQINEMTSPGARFPLPEAHDPDVGVNSLQSYALSGDEHFSLSVQAGADGEKRPELVLAKALDREEAAFHELLLRASDGGDPARTGTARIRVAVLDANDNAPAFSQAVYTVRVPEDVPVGSTLLTVTASDPDDGTNGDVLYTFPEISDKASNIFHLEPDSGAIRLLKNLDFEEAEFHELKVRARDGGALSDTAKVSISVTDVNDNAPEISVRSALSEISEDAAPGTVVALLHVQDRDSGANGEVRCSLGEGVPFRLERALDDYYSVVTARELDRERASEYNVTVRAADGGSPALRSGAVLALRVLDVNDNAPVFAEARYSARLPENNAEGALVLTVRAWDADWGQNARVRYRLREGRLRGAPLSSYVSVQAETGALYALRSFDYEEVREVELWVRAEDGGAPPLSSNVSVRLLIADENDNAPQVLYPPAAPAPGAGVGAWGSASGAWSWAGVELAPRSAEPGALVAKVVAVDADAGQNAWLSYELAKATEPGLFRVGLHSGEVRTARSPLARDAARHSLVVVVKDRGRPALSATATLTVVLAESVAELLSELGSAAAPAEPAGSLTRWLVLAVAAVSCLFLAFLLLLLALRLRRWRRSRLPPPPSAGAALRGVPASHFVGIDGVRAFLRSYSHDVSLTADSRKSQLRCAGGSCCDTLPARPPPDEAAPLRGEDAAAHRAAEPDGLPVSAATVHCFVRFNIFALFLFTF is encoded by the coding sequence ATGTGCGCGGCGAGAGAAGGGAGCTGTGGCCGGAGGCAGCGGGCGCTGCTGTGCTGCGTGTTGGTGGCGGCGTGGGAGGCGGCGCGGGGACAGCTGCGCTACTCGGTGCCCGAGGAGCTGCCCAAGGGCTCGTTCGTGGGCGACGTGGCCAAGGACCTGGCGCTGGAGCTGGCGACGCTCGGCGCCCGCGGCGCCCGAGTGGTGTCGCAAGGCAGGAGGCAGTATTTCGCTCTGCATGCGAGCAGTGGGCACTTGGTGACGGCCGAGAGGATAgacagggagcagctgtgcgAGAACGAGCCACAGTGCGTGCTGCGCTGTGAGCTGATCGTGGAGGGCGAGATGAAGGTTTATGCGATATCAGTAGAAATCATGGACATAAATGACAACGCCCCCAGCTTCAAGAAGGTCGAGGCTGAGGAGCAAATAAATGAGATGACATCGCCGGGGGCGCGCTTTCCTTTGCCGGAGGCTCACGACCCGGACGTGGGTGTGAATTCCCTGCAGAGCTACGCGCTGAGCGGCGACGAGCACTTCTCGTTGTCCGTGCAGGCAGGAGCCGACGGCGAGAAGCGTCCCGAGCTGGTGCTGGCCAAGGCGCTGGACCGGGAGGAGGCGGCGTTTCacgagctgctgctgagggcgAGCGACGGCGGCGACCCGGCGCGGACGGGCACGGCGCGCATCCGCGTGGCTGTGCTGGACGCCAACGACAACGCGCCCGCGTTCAGCCAGGCGGTGTACACGGTGCGAGTGCCCGAGGACGTGCCCGTGGGCTCCACGCTGCTCACCGTCACTGCCTCCGACCCCGACGACGGAACCAATGGCGACGTACTGTATACATTTCCAGAAATTTCTGACAAAGCTTCGAATATATTCCATCTTGAGCCCGATTCCGGAGCGATCAGGCTGTTGAAAAATCTGGACTTCGAGGAAGCCGAGTTCCACGAACTCAAAGTGAGGGCAAGGGACGGAGGTGCCCTATCGGACACGGCGAAGGTGTCGATCTCGGTGACGGAcgtgaacgacaacgcgccCGAGATTTCGGTGCGGTCGGCGCTGAGCGAGATCTCGGAGGACGCGGCGCCGGGGACGGTGGTGGCGCTGCTGCACGTGCAGGACCGCGACTCGGGCGCCAACGGGGAGGTGCGGTGCAGCCTGGGCGAGGGCGTCCCGTTCCGGCTGGAGCGGGCGCTGGACGACTACTACAGCGTGGTGACGGCGCGGGAGCTGGACCGCGAGCGGGCGTCGGAGTACAACGTGACGGTGCGGGCGGCGGACGGCGGGTCGCCGGCGCTGCGGAGCGGCGCGGTGCTGGCGCTGCGGGTGCTGGAcgtgaacgacaacgcgccggTGTTCGCGGAGGCGCGCTACAGCGCGCGGCTGCCCGAGAACAACGCCGAGGGCGCGCTGGTGCTGACGGTGCGCGCGTGGGACGCGGACTGGGGGCAGAACGCGCGCGTGCGCTACCGGCTGCGGGaggggcggctgcggggcgcgCCGCTGTCGTCCTACGTGTCGGTGCAGGCGGAGACGGGCGCGCTGTACGCGCTGCGCTCGTTCGACTACGAGGAGGTGCGCgaggtggagctgtgggtgcgGGCGGAGGACGGCGGCGCGCCGCCGCTCAGCAGCAACGTGTCGGTGCGGCTGCTGATCGCGGACGagaacgacaacgcgccgcAGGTGCTGTACCCGCCGGCGGCGCCGGCGCCGGGCGCGGGCGTCGGTGCGTGGGGCTCGGCGTCGGGCGCGTGGAGCTGGGCGGGCGTGGAGCTGGCGCCGCGCTCGGCGGAGCCCGGCGCGCTGGTGGCCAAGGTGGTGGCGGTGGACGCGGACGCGGGGCAGAACGCGTGGCTGTCGTACGAGCTGGCCAAGGCGACGGAGCCGGGGCTGTTCCGCGTGGGGCTGCACAGCGGCGAGGTGCGCACGGCGCGCTCGCCGCTGGCCCGCGACGCGGCCCGGCACAgcctggtggtggtggtgaaggaCCGCGGGCGGCCGGCGCTGTCGGCCACGGCCACGCTGACGGTGGTGCTGGCCGAGAGCGTGGCCGAGCTGCTGTCGGAGCTGGGCAGCGCGGCGGCGCCGGCCGAGCCCGCCGGCAGCCTGACGCGCTGGCTGGTGCTGGCCGTGGCGGCCGTGTCCTGCCTCTTCCtcgccttcctgctgctgctgctggcgctgcGCCTGCGCCGCTGGCGCCGCTCGCGGCTGCCGCCGCCGCCTTCGGCCGGCGCCGCCTTGCGCGGCGTCCCGGCCTCGCACTTCGTGGGCATCGACGGCGTCCGCGCCTTCCTGCGCTCCTACTCGCACGACGTGTCGCTCACCGCCGACTCGCGCAAGAGCCAGCTGCGCTGCGCGGGCGGCAGCTGCTGCGACAcgctcccggcccggccgccgcccGACGAGGCCGCGCCGCTGCGCGGGGAAGACGCTGCCGCCCACCGCGCCGCCGAGCCCGACGGCCTCCCGGTGAGTGCTGCCACTGTTCACTGCTTTGTTAGATTCAATATTTTTGCcttgtttcttttcacattCTAA